A region from the Rosa rugosa chromosome 6, drRosRugo1.1, whole genome shotgun sequence genome encodes:
- the LOC133715767 gene encoding uncharacterized protein LOC133715767, translated as MDFHTLTRKALQALCKQNGIPANITNVAMADSLSALQHVEGLEELLNQSPEKVMIGSASVSRTAARTTTRRKAVNEEPESSQPLTRTTRRAATKKTVVEEVDQEKTEVPPKTPAAPSTRRRAPAASARQKTETLTETTSVQRAYSTRRSVRLLGKTMANMSLDKDNTMTSSIDELSADTMDCSEQSESSVVKGSDTQTVSEGTSNGLDASEVSSELKSNGQVVDESLLKESRMDVTEDGSMQKSGMESEMSAPKSASDVIMISEVMGESNEESSAEDKEPHCEGAQDLVVAKDSDHVAAVQSALPQEVNEPPSAVKTVEPTSLTLSSTPTKSPASKSSDVNVAATVIEPKEAPKAEALGDYSGKFDFESGSSTEGDSEDEGTEDEAVAEASYELQDNMNDTREANEEEDSDYESTEGESSEEEDSDDDITEEESSEDEAVADKPEKQSAQKSLIVENAGANMSEAAEVAKAEVFATMTKTFSPLPVNLATQFPRPTSAKSSGKKRPEIAMYISDDNEESLDTSTEMDKDEDLEGVEMKKKDEVIAEKESVKEFEAKSLRQLKKLLKKQLNIGDSKDTKVAEKPRIALSEVPENQMAVKEN; from the exons GGATCAGCAAGTGTCTCTCGTACTGCGGCTAGAACCACCACTCGGAGAAAGGCCGTCAATGAAGAGCCAGAGAGCTCACAGCCATTGACTCGCACTACTAGGCGTGCTGCAACGAAGAAGACTGTTGTTGAAGAGGTGGACCAGGAAAAGACTGAGGTTCCACCTAAGACTCCTGCTGCTCCAAGCACCAGGAGGAGGGCTCCAGCGGCTTCAGCTCGCCAGAAGACGGAGACCCTAACTGAAACAACTTCTGTGCAGCGCGCTTATAGCACCCGGCGATCAGTGAGGTTGTTGGGGAAGACCATGGCTAACATGAGCCTGGATAAGGATAACACTATGACTTCTAGCATTGATGAACTTTCTGCAGATACCATGGATTGCTCAGAGCAATCTGAGAGCTCAGTTGTTAAGG GATCTGATACGCAAACAGTATCTGAGGGGACCTCAAATGGACTTGATGCTTCTGAAGTTTCGTCGGAGCTAAAATCAAATGGACAAGTTGTGGATGAAAGTCTGTTGAAAGAGAGCAGGATGGATGTGACTGAAGATGGTTCAATGCAGAAATCAGGAATGGAATCTGAGATGTCTGCACCAAAGTCAGCTTCAGATGTCATTATGATTTCAGAGGTTATGGGTGAATCTAATGAAGAGAGCTCAGCTGAGGATAAGG AACCTCATTGTGAAGGAGCACAAGATTTGGTAGTTGCCAAAGATTCTGATCATGTTGCGGCTGTTCAATCTGCGCTGCCACAAGAAGTAAACGAACCTCCAAGTGCTGTGAAAACTGTTGAGCCCACTTCATTGACTCTGAGTTCAACTCCTACCAAGAGCCCGGCAAGCAAGAGTTCTGATGTGAATGTGGCTGCCACTGTAATAGAGCCTAAAGAAGCTCCCAAGGCTGAAGCATTGGGTGATTACAGTGGaaaatttgattttgaatcaggtTCCAGCACGGAAGGAGATTCTGAGGATGAGGGCACTGAAGATGAGGCAGTGGCTGAAGCTTCATATGAGCTTCAGGATAACATGAATGATACGAGGGAAGCAAATGAAGAGGAAGATTCTGATTATGAAAGCACTGAAGGAGAATCTAGTGAAGAGGAAGACTCTGATGATGACATCACCGAAGAAGAATCTAGTGAGGATGAGGCTGTTGCTGATAAACCAGAAAAGCAAAGTGCTCAGAAGAGCTTGATTGTTGAAAATGCTGGTGCTAATATGAGTGAAGCAGCAGAAGTTGCCAAGGCAGAAGTCTTTGCCACGATGACTAAGACATTCTCACCTTTGCCGGTTAACCTTGCAACTCAGTTTCCTCGTCCAACTTCAGCAAAGTCTTCAGGCAAAAAGCGACCAGAAATTGCAATGTACATCTCCGATGACAATGAGGAAAGCTTGGACACTAGCACTGAGATGGACAAGGACGAGGACCTCGagggagttgagatgaagaagaaagatgagGTCATTGCTGAGAAGGAGAGTGTGAAGGAATTTGAGGCTAAGAGTCTAAGGCAGCTGAAGAAGCTGCTGAAAAAACAACTGAACATCGGGGACAGTAAGGACACCAAGGTGGCAGAGAAGCCAAGAATTGCCCTGAGCGAAGTACCAGAGAACCAAATGGCTGTCAAGGAAAACTGA